From Klebsiella electrica, the proteins below share one genomic window:
- the ilvN gene encoding acetolactate synthase small subunit, with product MQQQTHDNVILELTVRNHPGVMTHVCGLFARRAFNVEGILCLPIQNSNHSRIWLLVNDDQRLGQMISQIEKLEDVEKVARNQSDPSMFNKIAVFFE from the coding sequence ATGCAACAGCAGACTCATGACAACGTTATTCTGGAACTCACCGTCCGCAACCATCCGGGGGTGATGACCCACGTCTGTGGCCTGTTTGCCCGCCGCGCGTTTAACGTCGAAGGCATTCTTTGCTTGCCGATTCAGAACAGCAACCACAGCCGCATCTGGCTCCTGGTGAACGATGACCAGCGGCTGGGGCAGATGATCAGCCAGATTGAAAAACTGGAAGACGTGGAGAAGGTGGCGCGTAACCAGTCCGATCCTTCCATGTTTAATAAAATTGCCGTCTTCTTTGAGTAA
- a CDS encoding aldose 1-epimerase family protein codes for MTTRLPLWRQLFGEQPRTLLANDDFTVTAFRYASGVEGLRVENARGYLVILPWLGQMIWDAEFDGHDLTMRNMFSEPKPAAEVVATYGCFAFHSGLLANGCPSPQDTHPLHGEMACAAMDEAWLELEADCLRVAGRYEYVMGFGHHYEARPTVALRRASALFDIQMTVTNLASVAMPLQYMCHMNYAYVAQATFSQNIPDEALSLRESVPAHVQPTESWLAFNQRLLQGEASLTTLCEPQYYDPEIVFFADKLDRYTDSPEFRMIAPDGTTFVTRFSSTEFNYVTRWILYNGDQQVAAFALPATCRPEGFLAAQRNGSLISLAPQQTRSFTVTTGIA; via the coding sequence ATGACGACACGCTTACCTTTATGGCGCCAGCTCTTTGGCGAGCAACCGCGCACGCTGCTGGCGAATGATGACTTCACGGTAACGGCTTTCCGCTACGCCAGCGGCGTAGAGGGGCTGCGGGTAGAAAACGCGCGCGGCTATCTGGTGATTCTGCCCTGGCTGGGGCAAATGATCTGGGATGCCGAGTTTGACGGCCACGATCTGACCATGCGCAATATGTTCAGCGAACCGAAGCCGGCGGCGGAGGTGGTGGCTACCTACGGCTGCTTCGCTTTCCACTCAGGACTGTTGGCGAACGGCTGTCCGTCGCCGCAGGATACCCACCCGCTGCATGGTGAAATGGCCTGCGCGGCCATGGATGAAGCCTGGCTTGAACTGGAGGCCGACTGCCTGCGCGTGGCGGGGCGCTACGAATACGTGATGGGCTTTGGTCATCACTATGAGGCGCGGCCGACGGTGGCCTTACGGCGAGCCAGCGCGCTGTTTGATATCCAGATGACGGTGACCAATCTCGCCTCTGTCGCCATGCCGCTGCAGTACATGTGCCATATGAACTATGCCTATGTGGCGCAGGCGACCTTCAGCCAGAATATCCCGGATGAAGCGCTCTCGCTGCGCGAGTCGGTACCGGCCCATGTACAGCCGACGGAATCGTGGCTGGCGTTCAATCAGCGTCTCCTGCAAGGCGAAGCCTCGCTGACCACGTTGTGTGAGCCTCAGTATTACGATCCGGAAATCGTCTTTTTTGCCGATAAGCTGGATCGCTACACCGATAGCCCGGAATTTCGCATGATAGCGCCGGATGGCACCACGTTTGTTACGCGGTTCTCCAGCACTGAGTTCAATTATGTTACCCGCTGGATCCTCTATAACGGCGATCAGCAGGTTGCCGCCTTCGCGCTGCCCGCCACCTGTCGGCCTGAGGGATTCCTCGCGGCTCAGCGTAATGGCAGTCTGATTTCGCTGGCGCCGCAGCAAACCCGGAGCTTCACGGTGACCACCGGTATCGCCTGA
- the uhpB gene encoding signal transduction histidine-protein kinase/phosphatase UhpB — translation MLSVAGCFCIFSAAWFCLWSISLHLVERADLAVLLFPFGLRLGLMLQCPRGYWPVLLGAEWLLIFWLAQEVALAHPIILMIGSVLALLPVALISRYRHQRDWLTLLRQGAALIAAALLQSLPWMSEGSDGLNALLLTLTGGLTLAPTCLVIWHYLTSTVWRPLGPSLVSQPINWRGRHLIWYLLLFSVSLWLQLGLPAELSRFTPFCLALPIIALAWHYGWQGALIAALMNAIALIASQTWHDHPVDLLLSLLAQSLTGLLLGAGIQRLRELNQSLQNELARNQRLAERLLETEESVRRDVARELHDDIGQTITAIRTQAGIVQRLAPENGGVKQSGQLIEQLSLGVYDSVRRLLGRLRPRQLDDLPLEQAVRSLMREMELEDSGMISHLDWRIDEAALSENQRVTLFRVCQEGLNNIVKHANASAVTLQGWQQDERLMLVLEDDGCGLPPGTGQQGFGLTGMRERVTALGGTLTISCTHGTRVCVSLPRRYV, via the coding sequence CTGCTTTCGGTGGCCGGCTGCTTCTGCATTTTCTCCGCCGCGTGGTTCTGCCTGTGGAGCATCAGCCTGCATCTGGTCGAACGGGCGGATCTTGCCGTTCTGCTGTTCCCCTTTGGTCTGCGGCTGGGTCTGATGCTTCAGTGCCCGCGCGGCTACTGGCCGGTGTTGCTGGGCGCTGAATGGCTGCTGATCTTCTGGCTGGCGCAGGAAGTGGCGCTGGCGCATCCGATAATATTGATGATCGGTAGCGTGCTGGCGCTGCTGCCGGTGGCGCTCATTTCGCGCTATCGTCACCAGCGCGACTGGCTCACATTGCTGCGGCAGGGTGCCGCGCTGATTGCCGCCGCGCTGCTGCAATCGCTGCCGTGGATGAGCGAAGGGAGCGACGGACTGAACGCGCTGTTGCTGACGTTAACCGGCGGCCTGACGCTGGCTCCGACCTGTCTGGTTATCTGGCACTATCTCACCAGTACCGTCTGGCGACCGCTGGGGCCATCGCTGGTTTCACAGCCGATCAACTGGCGAGGGCGGCATCTGATCTGGTATCTGCTGCTGTTTAGCGTCAGCCTCTGGCTCCAGCTGGGACTGCCCGCCGAACTGTCGCGTTTTACCCCTTTCTGCCTGGCGCTGCCGATCATCGCACTCGCCTGGCATTACGGCTGGCAGGGGGCGCTGATCGCCGCGCTGATGAACGCTATCGCGTTAATCGCCAGCCAGACCTGGCACGATCATCCGGTGGATTTGCTGCTCTCGCTGCTGGCGCAGAGCCTGACCGGGCTGCTGTTGGGCGCCGGGATTCAGCGTCTGCGCGAACTGAACCAGTCGCTGCAAAATGAACTGGCGCGCAACCAGCGGCTGGCGGAGCGGCTACTGGAAACCGAAGAGAGCGTGCGCCGGGACGTGGCGCGCGAACTGCATGATGACATCGGCCAGACCATTACCGCGATTCGCACTCAGGCCGGGATTGTGCAGCGTCTGGCGCCGGAAAACGGCGGCGTGAAACAGAGCGGCCAGCTTATTGAACAGCTTTCGCTCGGAGTTTACGACTCGGTTCGTCGCCTGCTGGGCCGCCTGCGTCCGCGTCAGCTCGACGACCTGCCCCTTGAACAGGCGGTACGTTCGCTGATGCGCGAAATGGAGCTGGAAGATAGCGGGATGATCAGCCATCTCGACTGGCGCATCGATGAGGCCGCCTTAAGCGAAAACCAGCGCGTGACGCTGTTTCGCGTCTGCCAGGAGGGGCTGAATAACATCGTTAAGCATGCCAACGCCAGCGCGGTGACGCTGCAAGGCTGGCAGCAGGATGAGCGGCTGATGCTGGTACTTGAGGATGATGGCTGCGGGCTGCCGCCGGGGACCGGGCAGCAGGGCTTTGGCCTGACCGGTATGCGCGAACGGGTGACGGCGCTGGGCGGCACGCTCACTATCTCCTGTACGCACGGCACCCGGGTCTGCGTCAGCCTGCCGCGCCGTTATGTTTGA
- a CDS encoding DeoR family transcriptional regulator, whose product METKQKERIRRLMELLKKTDRIHLKDAARMLEVSVMTIRRDLSQENDEPLPLTLLGGYVVMVNKPSSPSVTPALATKAAHHRDDLPIAILAAGLVSENDLVFFDNGSEMPLVINMIPDDIIFTGICYSHRVFMALNEKPNATAILCGGTYRAKSDAFYDTSNPSALDSLNPRKVFISASGVHEHFGVSWFNPDDLATKRQAMDRGLRKILLARYALFDDVAPASIAPLPAFDVLISDRPLPADYAAHCRNGSVKVITPDSESE is encoded by the coding sequence ATGGAGACCAAGCAAAAAGAACGTATACGTCGCCTGATGGAACTGCTGAAGAAAACCGACCGCATCCATCTTAAAGACGCCGCGCGTATGCTGGAGGTCTCTGTGATGACCATTCGCCGGGATCTCAGCCAGGAAAACGACGAACCGCTGCCGCTTACGCTGCTGGGCGGCTATGTGGTGATGGTCAACAAACCCTCATCGCCTTCCGTCACGCCAGCACTGGCGACAAAAGCAGCCCATCATCGCGACGATCTGCCGATTGCCATCCTCGCCGCCGGCCTGGTCAGCGAAAACGACCTGGTCTTTTTTGATAACGGCAGCGAAATGCCGCTGGTCATTAATATGATCCCCGATGACATTATCTTTACCGGTATTTGCTATTCACATCGGGTGTTTATGGCCTTAAATGAAAAGCCCAACGCCACCGCCATCTTATGCGGAGGCACCTATCGGGCGAAGAGCGATGCCTTCTACGATACCAGTAACCCTTCAGCGCTGGATTCGCTCAATCCGCGTAAAGTGTTTATCTCCGCCAGCGGCGTTCACGAACATTTTGGCGTCAGCTGGTTTAATCCCGACGACCTCGCCACCAAACGTCAAGCGATGGATCGCGGCCTGCGGAAAATCCTGCTCGCCCGCTACGCGCTGTTCGACGATGTTGCGCCTGCCAGTATTGCGCCGCTGCCAGCCTTTGATGTGCTGATAAGCGATCGCCCGTTACCGGCAGACTATGCCGCGCACTGCCGGAACGGGTCGGTAAAAGTCATCACCCCGGACTCTGAAAGCGAATAA
- the uhpA gene encoding transcriptional regulator UhpA, whose product MTTIALIDDHLIVRSGFAQLLGLEADFQVVAEFGSAREALSGLPGRGVQVCICDISMPDMSGLELLSQLPKGMATVMLSVHDSPALVEQALNAGARGFLSKRCSPDELIAAVRTVAAGGCYLTPDIAMKLAAGRQDPLTRRERQVAEKLAQGMAVKEIAAELALSPKTVHVHRANLLEKLGVSNDVELARRMFDSWQ is encoded by the coding sequence ATGACCACCATTGCCCTTATTGACGATCATCTTATCGTCCGCTCCGGATTTGCGCAGCTGCTGGGGCTGGAAGCCGATTTCCAGGTGGTCGCTGAATTCGGTTCCGCCCGTGAAGCGTTGAGCGGACTGCCTGGGCGCGGTGTACAGGTCTGTATTTGTGATATCTCGATGCCGGATATGTCAGGGCTTGAGCTGCTCAGCCAACTGCCGAAAGGCATGGCGACCGTCATGCTCTCCGTCCACGATAGCCCGGCGCTGGTGGAACAGGCGCTGAATGCTGGCGCCCGCGGTTTTCTCTCCAAACGCTGTAGCCCGGATGAGCTGATCGCCGCGGTCAGAACGGTGGCGGCTGGCGGCTGTTACCTGACGCCGGATATCGCCATGAAGCTGGCGGCAGGCCGCCAGGACCCGCTCACCCGCCGCGAGCGGCAGGTCGCGGAAAAGCTGGCGCAGGGGATGGCGGTGAAAGAGATCGCCGCTGAGCTGGCATTGTCGCCAAAAACCGTGCATGTGCATCGCGCGAATTTGCTGGAAAAGCTGGGCGTCAGCAACGATGTTGAGCTGGCGCGGCGTATGTTCGATAGCTGGCAATGA
- the fucP gene encoding L-fucose:H+ symporter permease, protein MNDKNIIQMPDGYLNKTPLFQFILLSCLFPLWGCAAALNDILITQFKSVFALSNFASALVQSAFYGGYFLIAIPASLVIKNTSYKVAILTGLTLYIVGCTLFFPASHMATYTMFLAAIFAIAIGLSFLETAANTYSSMIGPKSHATLRLNISQTFYPIGAAAGILLGKYLVFSDGESLEKQMAGMNAEQIHNFKVLMLENTLEPYKYMIMVLVVVMVLFLLTRFPTCKVAQTANHKRPSAADTLRYLASNARFRRGIVAQFLYVGMQVTVWSFTIRLALELGDINERDASTFMVYSFACFFIGKFIANILMTRFTPEKVLILYSVIGALFLAYVALAPSFSAVYVAVLVSVLFGPCWATIYAGTLDTVDNEHTEMAGAVIVMAIIGAAVVPAIQGFVADMFHSLQVSFLVPMLCFIYVGIYFWRECKVRRALTEATVS, encoded by the coding sequence ATGAACGATAAAAACATCATTCAGATGCCTGACGGCTATCTGAACAAAACCCCTCTGTTCCAGTTTATTTTGTTATCATGCTTATTCCCGTTATGGGGATGTGCTGCGGCCTTAAATGATATTTTAATTACGCAGTTTAAAAGCGTATTTGCATTAAGTAACTTTGCCTCCGCACTGGTCCAGAGTGCATTTTATGGCGGTTATTTTTTAATTGCGATTCCGGCGTCGTTAGTGATTAAAAACACCAGCTATAAAGTCGCTATTCTCACGGGGCTGACGCTGTATATCGTCGGCTGCACGCTCTTTTTCCCGGCATCGCACATGGCAACCTACACCATGTTCCTGGCCGCGATTTTCGCGATTGCCATCGGCCTGAGCTTTCTCGAGACGGCAGCGAACACCTACAGCTCGATGATTGGCCCGAAAAGCCATGCCACGCTGCGCCTGAACATCAGCCAGACTTTTTATCCGATTGGCGCGGCAGCCGGTATTTTGCTGGGTAAATATCTGGTCTTTTCCGATGGCGAAAGTCTGGAAAAACAGATGGCCGGCATGAATGCCGAGCAGATTCATAATTTTAAAGTTCTGATGCTGGAAAACACCCTTGAGCCTTATAAGTACATGATCATGGTGCTGGTGGTGGTCATGGTGCTGTTCCTGCTGACGCGCTTCCCGACCTGTAAAGTTGCGCAGACGGCGAACCATAAACGCCCGTCGGCGGCCGACACGCTGCGCTACCTGGCCAGCAACGCACGTTTTCGTCGCGGAATTGTCGCTCAGTTCTTGTATGTCGGTATGCAGGTCACCGTCTGGTCGTTCACCATTCGCCTTGCGCTGGAGCTGGGTGATATCAACGAGCGCGATGCCTCAACGTTTATGGTCTACAGCTTTGCCTGCTTCTTTATCGGTAAGTTTATCGCCAATATCTTAATGACCCGCTTCACGCCGGAAAAAGTGCTGATTCTCTACTCGGTTATCGGCGCGCTGTTCCTTGCGTATGTGGCGCTGGCGCCGAGCTTTAGCGCGGTCTACGTGGCGGTGCTGGTGAGCGTGCTGTTCGGACCATGCTGGGCAACTATCTATGCCGGTACGCTTGATACGGTGGATAACGAACACACCGAGATGGCCGGTGCGGTGATTGTGATGGCGATTATTGGCGCTGCCGTCGTCCCTGCGATTCAGGGCTTTGTGGCCGATATGTTCCACTCGCTGCAGGTCTCTTTCCTGGTGCCGATGCTGTGCTTCATCTACGTCGGCATCTATTTCTGGCGTGAATGCAAAGTCCGCCGTGCGCTGACTGAAGCGACGGTATCCTGA
- the rbsK gene encoding ribokinase codes for MDIAVIGSNMVDLITYTNQMPKEGETLEAPAFKIGCGGKGANQAVAAAKLNSKVLMLTKVGDDIFADNTIRNLESWGINTTYVEKVPCTSSGVAPIFVNANSSNSILIIKGANKFLSPEDIDRAAEDLKKCQLIILQLEVQLETVYHAIEFGKKHGIEVLLNPAPALRELDMSYACKCDFFVPNETELEILTGLPVDTYDNIRIAARSLVEKGLNNIIVTMGEKGALWMTRTQEVHVPAFKVSAVDTSGAGDAFIGCFAHYYVQSGDVESAMKKAVLFAAFSVTGKGTQSSYPSIEQFNEYLSLNE; via the coding sequence ATGGATATCGCGGTTATTGGCTCCAACATGGTGGACCTCATCACCTACACCAACCAGATGCCGAAAGAGGGGGAAACCCTTGAGGCACCGGCATTCAAAATTGGCTGCGGCGGGAAAGGGGCCAACCAGGCCGTGGCGGCCGCTAAGCTCAATTCGAAAGTGCTGATGTTGACCAAGGTGGGAGATGATATCTTTGCGGATAACACAATTCGCAATCTTGAGTCCTGGGGCATCAATACCACCTATGTTGAGAAAGTCCCCTGCACCAGCAGCGGCGTAGCGCCGATCTTCGTGAATGCTAACTCCAGCAACAGCATTCTTATTATTAAGGGTGCCAACAAATTCCTCTCTCCTGAAGATATCGATCGTGCCGCCGAGGATTTAAAAAAATGCCAGCTGATTATTTTGCAGCTTGAGGTGCAACTGGAGACGGTTTACCACGCGATCGAATTTGGTAAAAAGCACGGTATTGAAGTGTTATTAAATCCGGCGCCAGCTCTGCGTGAATTAGATATGTCTTATGCCTGCAAATGTGATTTCTTTGTCCCCAATGAGACCGAGCTGGAGATATTAACCGGCCTGCCTGTAGATACTTACGATAATATTCGTATCGCCGCCCGCAGCCTCGTGGAAAAGGGCCTCAACAATATTATTGTGACCATGGGTGAGAAAGGCGCGCTGTGGATGACGCGCACTCAGGAAGTGCATGTCCCGGCCTTTAAAGTCAGCGCGGTAGATACCAGCGGCGCAGGCGATGCCTTTATCGGTTGTTTTGCTCATTATTACGTCCAGAGCGGAGATGTTGAATCCGCCATGAAAAAAGCCGTGCTCTTTGCCGCCTTTAGCGTCACCGGGAAAGGCACGCAATCATCTTATCCCAGTATTGAGCAGTTTAATGAATATCTGTCGTTAAACGAATAA
- the uhpC gene encoding MFS transporter gives MLSFLKSPPDADPIADKQALDERYRYWRRHILLTIWLGYALFYFTRKSFNAAVPEILASNVLTRSDIGLLATLFYITYGLSKFFSGIVSDRSNARYFMGLGLIATGIVNILFGFSTSLWAFALLWALNAFFQGWGSPVCARLLTAWYSRTERGGWWALWNTAHNVGGALIPMVVGAAALHYGWRTGMMIAGTLAILAGLFLCWRLRDRPQVVGLPAVGDWRHDELEIAQQQEGAGLTRKEILTKYVLLNPYIWLLSLCYVLVYVVRAAINDWGNLYMSETLGVDLVTANSAVTMFELGGFIGALVAGWGSDKLFNGNRGPMNLIFAAGILLSVGSLWLMPFASYVMQTACFFTTGFFVFGPQMLIGMAAAECSHKEAAGAATGFVGLFAYLGASLSGWPLAQVMEIWHWSGFFVVIAIAAGISALLLLPFLNAQAPRTAHEA, from the coding sequence ATGCTGAGCTTTCTGAAATCCCCACCCGATGCCGATCCGATCGCCGATAAGCAGGCGCTGGATGAGCGCTACCGCTACTGGCGGCGCCATATTCTGCTGACCATCTGGCTGGGCTATGCCCTGTTTTATTTCACGCGCAAAAGCTTTAACGCCGCGGTGCCGGAAATTCTCGCCAGCAACGTCCTGACCCGCAGCGATATTGGCCTGCTGGCGACGCTGTTTTACATCACCTACGGGCTGTCGAAGTTTTTCTCCGGCATCGTCAGCGACCGCTCCAACGCCCGCTATTTTATGGGCCTTGGACTCATTGCTACCGGGATAGTGAATATTCTGTTCGGCTTTTCCACTTCGCTATGGGCGTTTGCGCTGCTGTGGGCGCTGAACGCCTTTTTCCAGGGCTGGGGATCGCCGGTGTGCGCCCGTCTGCTGACGGCCTGGTATTCGCGTACCGAGCGCGGCGGCTGGTGGGCGCTGTGGAATACCGCGCATAACGTCGGCGGGGCGCTGATTCCGATGGTGGTCGGCGCGGCGGCGCTGCACTACGGCTGGCGAACCGGGATGATGATTGCCGGGACGCTGGCGATTCTCGCCGGGCTGTTCCTCTGCTGGCGGCTGCGCGACCGGCCGCAGGTTGTTGGGCTGCCCGCGGTGGGCGACTGGCGGCATGACGAGCTGGAGATTGCCCAGCAGCAGGAAGGGGCGGGGCTGACGCGCAAAGAGATCCTCACCAAATACGTGCTGCTGAACCCCTATATCTGGCTGCTGTCGCTGTGCTACGTGCTGGTCTACGTGGTGCGGGCGGCGATTAACGACTGGGGCAACCTGTATATGTCGGAGACGCTGGGCGTCGACCTGGTGACCGCCAATTCGGCGGTGACGATGTTCGAGCTGGGCGGTTTTATTGGCGCGCTGGTGGCAGGCTGGGGGTCGGATAAGCTGTTCAACGGCAACCGAGGGCCGATGAACCTGATTTTCGCCGCCGGTATTTTGCTCTCGGTCGGCAGTTTATGGCTGATGCCTTTCGCCAGCTATGTGATGCAGACCGCCTGCTTCTTTACCACCGGTTTCTTTGTGTTTGGCCCCCAGATGCTGATTGGTATGGCGGCGGCGGAGTGTTCCCACAAAGAAGCGGCGGGGGCGGCAACCGGATTTGTCGGGCTGTTTGCCTATCTCGGGGCGTCGCTTTCCGGCTGGCCGCTGGCGCAGGTCATGGAAATCTGGCACTGGAGCGGTTTTTTCGTGGTCATCGCTATTGCCGCCGGGATTTCCGCGCTGCTGCTGCTGCCGTTTTTAAACGCTCAGGCGCCGAGAACCGCTCACGAAGCGTGA